A segment of the Halovivax limisalsi genome:
ATGCTCGGCATCGACGCCGACGCCGTCGACGAGGATACCGTCGCCGAGTCCGTCCAGACCTACCTCGCGGACGTTCGCACCCACGCCGAGCGCGAGGGCGTTCCGGTGACGTCCTCGACCGTCCACGGCTTCTCGCCGGCCCAGTTGACCCACCATCCCGGCAGCGTCGTCCTCGACGCGGCCGACGAGATCCACGCCGACTTCATCGTCCTCCCACAGACCCGCGTCGACGAGCCCGCGACCGTCCTCGAACGGGTCGCCGAGTACGTCCTCGGCTACGCGAGCCAGCCCGTACTCTCGGTGTGAGATCGGTTTCGGAGGGATCGCCGGACGACTGTCAGTCGTTACTCGACCGACGGATCA
Coding sequences within it:
- a CDS encoding universal stress protein, with translation MDDSLAVETVLAPVDGSDASTSAIDCAIELAERYDASVHALFVLGRELMLGIDADAVDEDTVAESVQTYLADVRTHAEREGVPVTSSTVHGFSPAQLTHHPGSVVLDAADEIHADFIVLPQTRVDEPATVLERVAEYVLGYASQPVLSV